A single Drosophila miranda strain MSH22 chromosome XR, D.miranda_PacBio2.1, whole genome shotgun sequence DNA region contains:
- the LOC108153139 gene encoding glycerol kinase, which translates to MTEGKNIPNSSADVPFRSKELRKQSLIQHTGLVGVIDEGTKTIGFSIYTTPDFKEIAAHRVELSVITPQDGWYEQDPLEIMASINKCAEEAIKQLPEQGFSASDIASVGITNQRETTIVWDAVTGKPLYNAIVWKDIRTSSTVDQIVAKVQDPNHFRNITGLPISTYFSALKIRWLKDNVPEVRQAIRGKRCKAGTVDSWIVWNLTNGALHITDVTNASRTLLMNLETQNWDPVLLKTFAIKEDMLPTIRSCSEIFGKITSERSPLRGMTLSGIMGNQQASLLGQMCVKPGQTKNTYRSGCFLLCNTGDKPVFSRHGLLTTVAYKLGPQSPTIYAIEGAVSVAGHALSWLQSKVRILPDSRDAEKYAEMVPTSGDVYFVPAFTGLYAPYWRQNARGIIIGLTQFTRKNHIVRAALESICFQTRDILECMHQECGYEINKLHADGKLTTNNLLMQLQADTIGMPVFRSQLMDSTAFGAAMCAAQAEGIDLCKFEPEKRYYENVHYDTFLATTTDVERKERYGKWKRAVERSLGWVIKQKKTREHTEENYRMLSSLPASIFLISSFAMLVHSFAATSQ; encoded by the exons ATGACGGAGGGCAAGAACATACCCAACTCCAGCGCGGATGTGCCGTTCCGCAGCAAGGAGCTGCGCAAGCAGTCGCTGATCCAACACACGGGCCTGGTGGGCGTCATCGACGAGGGCACCAAGACCATCGGCTTCTCCATTTACACGACGCCCGACTTCAAGGAGATCGCCGCTCATCGAGTGGAGCTGAGCGTGATAACGCCCCAGGATGGCTGGTACGAGCAGGATCCGCTGGAGATCATGGCATCGATCAACAAGTGTGCCGAGGAGGCCATCAAGCAGCTGCCAGAGCAGGGCTTCAGCGCCAGCGACATTGCCTCCGTGGGCATCACTAACCAGCGCGAGACGACTATCGTCTGGGACGCCGTCACAGGCAAGCCGCTGTACAATGCGATCGTGTGGAAGGATATACGCACCAGCAGCACCGTGGATCAGATCGTGGCTAAGGTGCAGGACCCGAATCATTTCCGCAATATCACTGGCTTGCCGATCTCCACGTACTTCTCGGCCCTGAAGATCCGCTGGCTGAAGGACAACGTGCCCGAGGTGCGGCAGGCCATCCGCGGAAAGCGCTGCAAGGCGGGCACCGTCGACAGTTGGATTGTGTGGAATCTGACGAACG GTGCCCTTCACATCACGGACGTGACGAATGCCTCGCGCACGCTGCTCATGAACCTCGAAACCCAGAACTGGGACCCCGTGCTGCTGAAGACGTTCGCTATCAAGGAGGATATGCTGCCCACCATCCGCAGCTGCTCGGAGATCTTTGGTAAGATAACCTCGGAACGGAGTCCCCTGCGCGGCATGACGCTCAGCGGGATCATGGGGAACCAGCAGGCCTCGCTGCTAGGCCAGATGTGCGTCAAGCCGGGCCAGACCAAGAACACGTATCGCTCTGGCTGCTTCTTGCTTTGCAACACGGGCGACAAGCCCGTCTTTTCGCGCCACGGACTGCTGACCACCGTAGCTTATAAGCTGGGACCGCAGTCGCCCACGATCTACGCCATCGAAGGAGCCGTGTCCGTGGCCGGACATGCCCTGTCCTGGTTGCAGAGTAAAGTGCGCATTCTGCCCGACTCCCGGGACGCCGAGAAGTACGCCGAGATGGTGCCCACGTCAGGGGATGTCTACTTTGTGCCCGCCTTCACCGGGCTGTACGCTCCCTACTGGCGCCAGAATGCGCGTGGCATAATCATCGGTCTGACGCAGTTCACGCGAAAGAACCACATTGTGAGAGCGGCACTTGAGAGCATCTGCTTCCAGACACGCGACATCCTCGAGTGCATGCATCAGGAGTGCGGCTACGAGATCAACAAGCTGCATGCCGATGGCAAGCTCACGACGAACAACCTGCTGATGCAGCTCCAGGCAGACACCATCGGCATGCCCGTGTTCCGCTCCCAGCTGATGGACTCGACGGCCTTCGGGGCGGCCATGTGCGCCGCCCAGGCGGAGGGCATTGATCTGTGCAAGTTTGAGCCGGAGAAGCGCTACTACGAGAACGTGCACTACGACACGTTCCTGGCCACCACCACGGATGTGGAGCGAAAGGAGCGCTACGGCAAGTGGAAGCGGGCCGTCGAACGTAGTCTTGGGTGGGTCATCAAGCAGAAGAAGACGCGCGAGCACACCGAGGAGAACTACCGCATGCTGTCGTCGCTCCCAGCGAGTATATTCCTCATCAGCAGTTTTGCGATGCTGGTGCACTCATTTGCAGCGACCTCCCAGTAG